The proteins below come from a single Saccharophagus degradans 2-40 genomic window:
- the brxL gene encoding BREX system Lon protease-like protein BrxL, translating into MELDQLDQIAAAHLEGYLVRKDLVRTFARQFPVPTYVVEFLLGRYCASTDPDEIEEGLEIVQRQLESRTVRAGEEELFKARAYKNGTVKLIDLVSARFSQKDNGYVATLPSVQLNRVRINDNVVDDNERLLTGGFYAEITLEYDSLIAEEKGDAFGIKDLRPIQLSKRDVLDDLAEARKQFTSQQWKDFLLRSTGLEANVLSDRAKDANLLRMVPFVERNYNLVELGPRGTGKSHLFQQVSPYAHLISGGKATIAKMFVNNASGARGLVCQYDVVCFDEVSGISFDSKEGINIMKGYMESGEFSRGKESIRADGSMVFVGNFDVDVEHQQRVGHLFGPLPQEMRDDTAWMDRIHCYLPGWDVPKMHKELTTDHFGLVSDFFSECLSRLRFQSRVSVLQNRVHFGGALSGRDVNAVNKTVSGLLKLMYPSQDMEISDEDLEWAVRLGLEVRRRVKEQQKRVGAAEFRNTHFSYFLGDDGVEKFVATPELRSDNEIGDDPLEPGQIWTVSEGGQDIDDNPGLYRIEVNEGPGSGVKILNNPVPPAFRESVRYAEQNLYSRSMQLVGDRDPRAHEFTIQLRAFDASKKGSKLGIASLVAMCSSLLKKPVKGGLIVVGEINLGGSIEPIHSAVNIAELAVEKGASSLLMPVTCRRQLYDLSDDMATKIDIQFYQDARDALLKAIVE; encoded by the coding sequence ATGGAATTAGACCAACTCGATCAAATTGCCGCTGCGCATTTGGAAGGTTACTTAGTTCGTAAAGATTTGGTGAGAACCTTTGCTCGGCAATTTCCTGTGCCTACCTATGTGGTTGAGTTTTTGCTGGGCCGATATTGTGCCAGTACCGACCCGGATGAAATTGAGGAAGGGTTGGAGATTGTTCAACGTCAATTGGAGTCGCGCACGGTCAGGGCTGGTGAAGAAGAGCTGTTTAAAGCCAGAGCCTATAAGAACGGTACGGTAAAGCTGATCGATTTGGTTAGCGCTCGATTCAGTCAAAAAGACAATGGTTATGTGGCTACTTTGCCCAGCGTACAGCTTAATCGAGTGCGTATTAATGATAACGTCGTAGACGATAATGAGCGACTGTTAACGGGTGGATTTTATGCCGAAATCACCTTGGAATATGACTCACTGATCGCCGAAGAAAAAGGCGATGCCTTCGGTATTAAAGACTTACGGCCCATTCAGCTTTCTAAGCGGGATGTACTGGATGATTTAGCTGAAGCAAGAAAGCAGTTTACCAGCCAGCAATGGAAGGATTTCCTTTTGCGTAGCACTGGTCTTGAAGCAAACGTTTTGAGCGACCGCGCGAAGGATGCCAACTTATTGCGTATGGTTCCGTTTGTAGAGCGCAACTATAACCTGGTAGAGCTTGGGCCACGTGGTACTGGCAAGAGCCATCTCTTCCAGCAGGTTTCCCCCTATGCACATTTAATTTCCGGCGGTAAAGCGACCATCGCCAAGATGTTCGTGAATAACGCTTCGGGCGCCCGCGGCTTGGTGTGCCAATACGATGTGGTTTGTTTTGATGAAGTAAGCGGTATTTCCTTCGATTCCAAAGAAGGGATCAACATCATGAAGGGCTACATGGAGTCTGGTGAGTTCTCTCGTGGTAAAGAGAGTATTCGCGCAGATGGCTCAATGGTGTTTGTTGGCAACTTCGATGTGGATGTAGAGCATCAGCAGCGCGTTGGCCATTTGTTTGGACCGCTGCCACAAGAAATGCGGGACGATACCGCTTGGATGGATCGCATCCATTGTTATCTGCCCGGCTGGGATGTGCCCAAAATGCACAAAGAACTCACGACCGATCATTTTGGTTTGGTTAGTGATTTTTTCTCTGAGTGTTTAAGCCGCTTGAGATTCCAGAGCCGAGTTAGCGTACTGCAAAATCGTGTTCATTTTGGCGGTGCGCTAAGTGGTCGTGATGTTAATGCCGTGAACAAAACCGTTTCTGGCCTGCTAAAGCTGATGTACCCGTCTCAGGATATGGAGATCAGCGACGAAGATCTTGAGTGGGCGGTAAGGCTCGGTCTGGAAGTTCGTCGTCGCGTCAAAGAGCAGCAGAAGCGCGTGGGTGCCGCAGAGTTCCGTAACACCCACTTTAGCTACTTCCTGGGTGATGACGGTGTTGAGAAGTTTGTCGCCACGCCTGAGCTGCGATCCGATAACGAAATTGGCGATGATCCATTAGAACCAGGCCAGATTTGGACGGTCAGCGAGGGTGGTCAGGACATTGACGACAACCCTGGCTTGTACCGCATCGAGGTTAATGAAGGCCCTGGCTCTGGTGTCAAAATCCTCAACAACCCGGTTCCGCCAGCATTCAGGGAGTCTGTCCGTTACGCTGAACAAAACCTCTATTCTCGATCTATGCAGCTGGTAGGTGATCGCGACCCCAGAGCGCATGAGTTCACGATACAGCTCCGGGCATTTGACGCTTCTAAAAAGGGATCGAAGCTCGGCATAGCCTCTCTCGTCGCTATGTGCAGCAGCTTGCTCAAGAAACCGGTGAAAGGCGGCCTGATCGTCGTAGGAGAAATAAACCTGGGGGGCTCGATTGAACCGATACACAGTGCTGTGAATATTGCTGAACTGGCGGTTGAAAAAGGCGCGTCGTCATTGTTGATGCCA